A DNA window from Rhodococcus sp. Z13 contains the following coding sequences:
- a CDS encoding NADPH-dependent FMN reductase — protein MKVTVVAGNPKPGSRTLDAATLLATALTGSAPDHVVDVVTLGPALLGWGDDAVEEAVGTVASSDLVIFASPTFKATYTGILKLFLDQFATGDGLRDVTVVPLMLGAGPAHAMAPDLLLKPVLVELGATCPAPGLYLLDSTYTTDTRIAEYAERWAPVLRSTIRTEAR, from the coding sequence ATGAAGGTCACAGTCGTCGCAGGCAATCCGAAGCCCGGTTCCCGCACTCTCGACGCCGCCACCCTGCTGGCCACCGCGCTCACCGGATCGGCTCCCGACCACGTCGTGGACGTCGTCACCCTCGGCCCCGCCCTGCTCGGCTGGGGTGACGACGCGGTCGAGGAAGCGGTCGGGACCGTCGCCTCCTCGGACCTGGTGATCTTCGCCAGCCCGACCTTCAAGGCCACCTACACGGGAATCCTCAAGCTGTTCCTCGACCAGTTCGCCACCGGCGACGGACTGCGCGACGTCACGGTCGTGCCGCTGATGCTCGGCGCCGGACCGGCCCACGCGATGGCGCCGGACCTGCTGCTCAAGCCGGTTCTCGTCGAACTCGGCGCGACCTGCCCCGCCCCGGGGCTCTACCTGCTCGATTCCACCTACACCACCGACACCCGGATCGCCGAGTACGCCGAGCGTTGGGCGCCGGTGCTGCGATCCACCATCCGGACGGAGGCACGATGA
- a CDS encoding flavin reductase family protein produces MTTLSLDGATLRRAFAHVPSGVVAICADNGTERIGMAASTFVPVSLEPPLVAFCVQNSSTTWPKLEAQPRLGISVLSSEHDIAARVLAAKNGDRFAGIETETRDSGALFISGCSVRMDVSIEQQVPAGDHAIVVLRVHELHCDEEDSVTEPIVFHRSSFRRLVAS; encoded by the coding sequence ATGACCACTCTCTCCCTGGACGGCGCCACCCTGCGCCGCGCATTCGCCCACGTCCCCTCGGGTGTCGTCGCGATCTGCGCCGACAACGGCACCGAACGCATCGGCATGGCCGCCAGCACCTTCGTGCCGGTCTCCCTCGAACCGCCCCTGGTCGCGTTCTGTGTGCAGAACAGCTCCACCACCTGGCCGAAGCTGGAAGCGCAACCGCGGCTGGGGATCAGCGTCCTGTCGTCCGAGCACGACATCGCTGCTCGGGTGCTCGCCGCGAAGAACGGTGACCGGTTCGCGGGTATCGAGACCGAGACGCGCGACAGCGGTGCCCTGTTCATCAGTGGCTGCAGTGTCCGCATGGACGTGTCCATCGAGCAGCAGGTGCCGGCCGGCGACCACGCCATCGTCGTGCTCCGCGTGCACGAGTTGCACTGCGACGAAGAGGATTCGGTGACCGAGCCGATCGTGTTTCACCGCAGCTCGTTCCGCAGGCTGGTGGCGTCGTGA
- the ribB gene encoding 3,4-dihydroxy-2-butanone-4-phosphate synthase, translating into MSRVDAALDALRAGKPVLVADAADRENEGDVILAAQHATPEWIAWTVRHTSGLLCAPMTGARADALDLPAMVADNQDPKQTAYTVTVDAARGVTTGISAADRATTLRVLADPSATPRDLIRPGHILPLRAREGGVLERPGHTEAAVDLCGLAGLPQVGVIAELVSDDGSMMRMPEIEELGARYDLPVLTIEELIEYRLAHPFPAPAVPTGRVVRADEAWMPTRFGTFRAIGYLDRLTGADHMALVSGPVGDGSLVRVHSECLTGESFASQRCECGPQLDAALERIAEKGGVLVYLRGHEGRGIGLLKKLAAYRLQDDGFDTVQANLELDEPADGREYGGAAAILHDLGIGAVRLLTNNPAKISGLEENGVAVTAREPLYVGVVPANVRYLETKRRRMGHMLPIAQS; encoded by the coding sequence GTGAGCCGCGTCGACGCGGCGCTCGATGCCCTGCGGGCGGGCAAGCCCGTCCTCGTCGCCGACGCCGCCGACCGTGAGAACGAGGGCGATGTCATCCTCGCGGCGCAGCACGCGACACCGGAATGGATCGCGTGGACGGTGCGGCACACCTCCGGTCTGTTGTGTGCCCCGATGACCGGTGCGCGCGCCGACGCCCTGGACCTGCCGGCGATGGTGGCCGACAACCAGGATCCGAAGCAGACGGCCTACACCGTCACCGTCGACGCCGCGCGCGGCGTCACCACCGGTATCAGCGCAGCGGATCGAGCGACGACCCTGCGGGTGCTCGCAGACCCGTCGGCCACCCCGCGCGACCTGATCCGCCCCGGCCACATCCTGCCGTTGCGTGCCCGCGAAGGTGGGGTGCTCGAGCGTCCCGGCCACACCGAGGCCGCCGTCGACCTGTGCGGTCTCGCGGGGTTGCCGCAGGTCGGGGTGATCGCCGAGCTCGTCTCCGACGACGGCTCGATGATGCGGATGCCGGAGATCGAGGAGCTCGGGGCCCGCTACGACCTGCCGGTGCTCACCATCGAGGAGTTGATCGAGTATCGGCTCGCGCATCCGTTTCCGGCACCTGCGGTGCCCACCGGGCGGGTCGTGAGGGCCGACGAGGCGTGGATGCCGACGCGCTTCGGTACCTTCCGCGCCATCGGCTATCTCGACCGTCTGACCGGCGCCGACCACATGGCGCTGGTCTCCGGGCCGGTGGGAGACGGTTCGCTGGTGCGGGTGCACTCGGAGTGCCTGACGGGCGAGTCGTTCGCGTCGCAGCGCTGCGAGTGCGGCCCGCAGCTCGATGCCGCCCTCGAGCGGATCGCGGAGAAGGGTGGCGTCCTGGTCTACCTGCGCGGACACGAGGGCCGGGGGATCGGGTTGCTCAAGAAGCTCGCCGCCTACCGGTTGCAGGACGACGGGTTCGACACCGTCCAGGCCAATCTGGAACTCGACGAACCCGCCGACGGCCGCGAGTACGGCGGGGCCGCGGCGATCCTCCACGATCTCGGCATCGGCGCGGTGCGGCTGCTCACCAACAACCCCGCGAAGATCTCGGGCCTCGAGGAGAACGGCGTCGCGGTGACGGCGCGGGAACCGCTGTACGTGGGCGTCGTCCCGGCGAACGTGCGGTACCTCGAGACCAAGCGCCGGCGTATGGGGCACATGCTGCCGATCGCACAGAGCTGA